GTTCGAGGGCAGTTCGCGGGCGTCGATCGCGGCCTCGTCGTCGACGCTCTGGCCGATGCGCGGCACGGCCTCCAGGAGGAGACGGGTATAGGGATGTCGCGGATGATCCAGCACGTCCGCGGCCCTGCCGAGCTCGACGATTTGGCCCAGATACATGACGGCGACCCGGTCGGCGACATGGCGGATCACCGAGACATCGTGGGAGATGAACAGGTAGGTGAGCCCGCGCCGGCGCTGCAGGTCGACCAGCAGGTTGAGGATCTGCGCCTGGACCGAGATGTCGAGGGCCGAGGTCGGCTCGTCCAGGATGACGATCGACGGGTCGGCTGCAAGGGCGCGGGCAATGGCGATGCGCTGGCGCTGACCGCCCGAGAATTCGTGAGGGTAGCGGTCGACATGCTCGGGCCTGAGCCCGACCTGGGCGGCCAGAGATTGGGCGAGCGCCCTCAACTCGTTAGCGGGAACCCGTCGATGCAGGAACACGGGCTCGGTGATGATGCGCCAGACGCGCATGCGCGGGTCGAGCGACGAGTTCGGGTCCTGGAACACGATCTGCAGCGGTGCGGCTTCGGCGCCCGGCGAACTGCCGAACCGGACGGTGCCGCCGCTTGGCTTCACGAGGCCGGTCAATACCTGGGCGAGCGTGCTCTTGCCGCAGCCGGACTCGCCGACGATGCCCAGGGTCTCGCCGCGCTCGAGCGCGAAGTCGATGCCGTTCAGCGC
This DNA window, taken from Aliidongia dinghuensis, encodes the following:
- a CDS encoding oligopeptide/dipeptide ABC transporter ATP-binding protein; amino-acid sequence: MTEAGIDSPLSVQDLTVRFPVGRNWLGRPTGHAHALNGIDFALERGETLGIVGESGCGKSTLAQVLTGLVKPSGGTVRFGSSPGAEAAPLQIVFQDPNSSLDPRMRVWRIITEPVFLHRRVPANELRALAQSLAAQVGLRPEHVDRYPHEFSGGQRQRIAIARALAADPSIVILDEPTSALDISVQAQILNLLVDLQRRRGLTYLFISHDVSVIRHVADRVAVMYLGQIVELGRAADVLDHPRHPYTRLLLEAVPRIGQSVDDEAAIDARELPSNRRLPAGCFFRERCPFAAAGCEQPQVLEPTADAAAHPVRCHRSREGALAP